From the genome of Aspergillus fumigatus Af293 chromosome 1, whole genome shotgun sequence, one region includes:
- a CDS encoding SH3 domain protein: MVHAHAHRDHHAALLERSLEERDPKNEAVTIVYVTAAPTFDGPIGGYVTGVDPAETATRPNQGVGAPLGHTRPTTTEEVTTTAQPKPKTTKETKPTITEAEPTTTQRTTKATKAITTDNTEDIITTPTTFSTATSSSTSSLTIPGLDTTTTTTTHGSSSLEKSASPSASPVAAGSSSGLTGGAKAGIAIGVILGLGLIAGFIFFVMRKRKQGQQMAEAEAIKEKSHEADNMLPPGPPPKPQPMTPAEPPQLNVRPVTQFAPDLTPMGTLAAGGAGAGATLGVAAAGSRNLTGNASPPHTPQSSVSKTDPFGDPVNPFGNQAEAPSPVAATGPPSPSAIPLPQSPLSPTVPAPSDAGVESALGAAATGAAVAGGVAAVAAVAAAKLSDKDLPGRPDSSSSQASSVPEGSAPSPVSAVSADPASIATATAVAAVPAFGPGGATGPPPPGPSNVHRVQMDFQPSMEDELELRAGQLVRLLHEYDDGWALCVRLDRSQQGVVPRSCLSARPVKPRARPPPGAGPGPGPRGPPRPPMMGPNGPWAPPPGPPGPAGPVGPMGPPPPGFYPHDPRPRSPSAPRPMSPAQHPHGGPPPPRPYPQHPMSPAQFPPTPRSFSPGPGGRPMPPRSMSPGPYGPPGLQRPEMPASQRKRSNSAGGLVGPIPRSTGSPGPSPLAGPMMPPPSSALPAIPTPPPQQALVRDDHS; this comes from the coding sequence ATGGTGCACGCTCATGCGCATCGCGATCATCACGCTGCGCTTCTGGAGCGAAGTCTCGAGGAAAGAGATCCCAAGAATGAAGCTGTGACCATTGTCTACGTGACAGCAGCTCCCACCTTTGACGGTCCTATCGGCGGCTATGTAACGGGTGTAGACCCGGCAGAAACAGCAACACGGCCAAACCAGGGTGTTGGGGCTCCCCTTGGACACACACGGCCTACCACCACCGAGGAAGTAACAACGACGGCCCAGCCGAAGCCAAAAACGACCAAAGAGACGAAGCCTACAATCACCGAAGCAGAACCCACGACCACTCAACGTACCACCAAAGCGACCAAGGCGATCACCACCGACAACACTGAGgacatcatcaccactcCGACCACTTTCTCCACGGCCACCTCTAGCTCGACTTCTTCGCTGACCATCCCAGGCTTGGatactaccactaccactaccacccATGGATCATCGTCTTTGGAAAAGTCGGCCTCGCCATCGGCCTCTCCAGTTGCTGCCGGTTCGAGCTCGGGACTTACCGGGGGTGCTAAAGCGGGTATCGCAATTGGTGTGAttcttggacttggtttGATCGCGggtttcatcttcttcgtcatgcGCAAGAGGAAGCAAGGGCAACAGATGGCAGAGGCCGAGGCAATCAAGGAGAAATCCCATGAAGCCGATAATATGCTTCCCCCTGGCCCTCCGCCAAAACCCCAACCGATGACTCCAGCTGAACCTCCTCAGCTCAATGTCCGCCCTGTCACTCAGTTTGCACCAGATCTGACCCCTATGGGCACACTGGCTGCTGGCGGGGCTGGGGCTGGTGCTACACTGGGAGTCGCTGCAGCTGGATCGCGTAACTTGACTGGCAATGCCTCGCCGCCCCATACGCCACAGTCGAGCGTCAGTAAGACGGATCCGTTCGGCGATCCAGTGAATCCCTTTGGCAATCAGGCTGAAGCTCCTTCCCCGGTTGCAGCGACAGGCCCGCCGAGTCCCTCGGCGAtccctcttcctcaatctccCCTGTCGCCTACTGTCCCGGCACCGAGCGATGCTGGCGTAGAATCTGCTCTTGGAGCTGCTGCTACCGGAGCTGCAGTGGCTGgtggtgttgctgctgttgccgCTGTTGCCGCGGCCAAACTCTCCGACAAAGACCTCCCCGGCCGCCCAGATAGCTCATCGTCCCAAGCATCATCGGTTCCCGAAGGCTCGGCTCCAAGTCCTGTAAGCGCCGTTAGCGCTGATCCTGCATCGATCGCCACTGCTACCGCGGTTGCTGCTGTTCCAGCGTTCGGACCCGGCGGTGCTACaggccctcctcctcccggGCCAAGCAATGTTCATCGCGTGCAAATGGATTTCCAGCCTTCAATGGAGGATGAGTTGGAGCTGCGCGCTGGTCAGCTCGTCCGGCTTCTGCACGAGTATGACGACGGTTGGGCGCTCTGCGTCAGACTCGATCGCTCACAGCAAGGAGTCGTTCCCCGGTCTTGTCTTTCAGCCCGTCCAGTGAAGCCTCGAGCCCGTCCGCCTCCAGGAGCCGGCCCAGGCCCTGGGCCCCGCGGGCCGCCCCGACCGCCGATGATGGGCCCCAACGGCCCATGGGCCCCTCCTCCTGGACCTCCAGGACCTGCAGGACCTGTAGGACCTATGGGGCCACCACCTCCGGGCTTCTATCCTCATGATCCCCGCCCACGGTCACCCTCGGCGCCGCGCCCAATGTCCCCGGCTCAACACCCTCATGGTGGACCCCCGCCCCCACGCCCGTATCCCCAGCACCCAATGTCTCCTGCACAATTTCCTCCTACTCCGCGATCGTTCTCGCCAGGTCCCGGTGGCCGGCCAATGCCGCCCAGGTCCATGAGTCCTGGACCTTACGGACCTCCAGGATTGCAGAGACCGGAGATGCCAGCGAGCCAGCGGAAACGTAGCAACAGTGCAGGCGGGTTAGTGGGACCTATTCCTCGTTCAACAGGATCACCAGGACCAAGCCCTCTAGCCGGCCCAATGATGCCACCTCCGTCCAGTGCCCTCCCAGCAATTCCCACCCCGCCACCGCAGCAAGCACTGGTTCGAGATGATCACTCGTGA
- the optA gene encoding OPT family oligopeptide transporter encodes MPQILLLILLLPLVDADITVAYLIAYHNAYLTVLSHASPQTPTFHSVFPSQVMTNQPFDCHLVEDLSQCPRQWPPLPPLSASRLSYTEESSRTSPQSFTPRSLFVGLVIGALITFSNTYFGLQTGWISTMAMPSALIGFSVFKVFSKYLSYPFTPIENVLIQTVAGAVGTMPLGCGFVGVIPALEFLVRDGEDGPSGDGGTGEGGPLKLNFWKLALWSLGVCLFGVVFAVPLRKEVIVREKLRFPSGTASALMLKVLHGSGSSDEKAKKNINSTAVIRGESGTLALMQETGVEEGNALLQKDDSERQLADRQDWRSKMRLLVGAFVVSGVYTLFSYFVPQVRDVPILGLSLAQNWLWTLNPSPAYIGQGIIMGPSTCMHMLFGAILGWGILSPLAKARGWAPGPVGSWEDGSKAWIVWVSLAIMLADSLVSLGWLVLKPVIANAPRLKARFFSSRAGNWILAQASNNGSRHSYVRYSALSPISEESSTAAYSTHLPARHGEPEEEDDAPPSQLISTRTVVILLPLTLMLNVVCMHIVFGDVMSPLLSSLATLLAVLLSIMGVRALGETDLNPVSGISKLTQLLFSLATPASHFSRRTALITNLLAGAVSESGALQAGDMMQDLKTGHLLGASPKAQFYGQMIGSLVGAVLSTAVYRMYVSVYQVPGPMFQTPTAYVWIFTARLVTGQGLPPMAWQASLLAGTVFVAITIVRIYAASPLANGGRRNVSAPWRAWVPGGIAVAVGIFNVPSFTLARAIGGIIAWWWSRKHTNTTTSNIPGETVADLPPGASRVPAAVAGKTAEQAAREADAASSSVVVLASGLILGEGIISIVNLLLASGNVPHL; translated from the exons ATGCCCCAAATTCTCCTGCTGATATTATTGTTACCTCTCGTAGACGCTGACATCACTGTGGCTTATCTTATCGCTTATCATAACGCTTATCTCACCGTGTTGAGTCACGCGTCGCCTCAAACTCCGACATTCCATTCTGTGTTCCCCTCACAAGTCATGACAAATCAGCCCTTCGACTGCCATCTTGTGGAGGATCTTTCTCAA TGCCCCCGACAATGGCCACCGCTCCCACCCCTCTCAGCAAGCCGGCTCAGCTATACCGAGGA ATCGTCTCGGACATCCCCCCAGAGTTTCACTCCCCGTTCCCTCTTTGTTGGACTCGTCATTGGCGCCTTGATCACTTTCTCCAACACCTACTTCGGTTTGCAGACCGGCTGGATCAGCACAATGGCTATGCCTTCAGCACTTATCGGCTTCTCTGTTTTCAAGGTTTTCTCCAAATACCTCTCTTATCCGTTCACACCCATAGAAAACGTCCTTATTCAGACGGTCGCTGGGGCGGTGGGAACAATGCCGTTAGGGTGCGGGTTCGTTGGCGTCATTCCCGCGTTGGAATTTCTGGTCCGGGACGGGGAAGATGGGCCTTCCGGCGACGGCGGTACCGGCGAAGGCGGTCCGTTGAAGCTCAACTTCTGGAAACTGGCGCTTTGGAGTCTGGGAGTCTGCCTTTTCGGGGTTGTCTTTGCCGTCCCGCTGAGAAAGGAGGTAATCGTCAGAGAGAAATTGAGGTTCCCCAGTGGGACGGCATCGGCTCTCATGCTTAAAGTTTTACACGGGAGTGGGTCTAGTGacgagaaggcgaagaaaaaCATCAATTCGACTGCGGTGATCAGAGGAGAGAGTGGAACGCTTGCCCTCATGCAGGAAACCGGAGTGGAAGAGGGAAATGCGCTACTGCAAAAGGATGACAGCGAACGTCAGTTAGCAGACAGGCAAGACTGGAGGTCCAAGATGCGTCTCCTGGTGGGCGCTTTTGTGGTGTCTGGTGTTTAT ACGCTCTTTTCCTACTTTGTCCCTCAAGTCCGTGATGTGCCCATCCTCGGTCTTTCCCTAGCACAGAATTGGCTATGGACGCTCAACCCGTCCCCCGCATACATTGGCCAAGGAATCATCATGGGCCCATCTACCTGCATGCATATGCTTTTTGGGGCGATACTCGGCTGGGGCATCTTATCTCCGCTCGCAAAGGCTCGTGGCTGGGCCCCTGGGCCTGTGGGTAGCTGGGAGGATGGAAGTAAGGCCTGGATTGTATGGGTTTCTCTTGCCATCATGCTGGCCGACTCGCTTGTCAGTCTTGGTTGGCTGGTTTTGAAGCCCGTCATCGCCAACGCACCAAGGCTCAAGGCCAGATTCTTTTCCAGCCGCGCCGGAAATTGGATTTTGGCCCAAGCGTCGAACAACGGTTCTCGCCATTCTTACGTCAGATATTCCGCCCTGAGTCCCATTTCTGAGGAGTCATCGACAGCAGCCTATTCCACCCACCTCCCAGCAAGGCACGGCGAacccgaggaagaagatgatgcgcCGCCTTCCCAGCTCATCTCTACTCGGACTGTGGTCATCCTGCTTCCCTTGACCCTGATGCTGAACGTAGTCTGCATGCACATTGTCTTCGGCGACGTTATGTCTCCCTTGCTCTCCAGCCTGGCCACCCTCCTCGCCGTACTACTATCAATAATGGGCGTTCGGGCACTTGGCGAGACAGACCTGAACCCCGTCTCCGGAATCAGCAAACTAACGcagctcctcttctctctcgcaACACCCGCCTCGCACTTCTCCCGCCGCACCGCCCTCATCACCAACCTCCTCGCCGGTGCCGTCTCCGAATCCGGCGCCCTGCAGGCCGGCGACATGATGCAGGACCTCAAAACAGGCCACCTCCTCGGCGCAAGCCCCAAAGCCCAGTTCTACGGCCAAATGATCGGCAGCCTCGTCGGCGCTGTCCTCTCCACCGCCGTCTACAGGATGTATGTCAGCGTCTACCAGGTCCCCGGCCCCATGTTCCAGACCCCAACCGCCTACGTCTGGATCTTCACCGCCCGCCTCGTCACAGGCCAGGGCTTGCCCCCGATGGCCTGGCAGGCTTCCCTGCTCGCAGGCACCGTCTTCgtcgccatcaccatcgTGCGCATCTACGCCGCCTCGCCCCTGGCGAACGGCGGCCGCCGCAACGTCTCTGCTCCCTGGCGGGCATGGGTTCCCGGCGGTATCGCCGTCGCCGTTGGCATATTCAATGTCCCTTCGTTCACGCTGGCCAGAGCTATTGGTGGCATAATCGCCTGGTGGTGGTCGCGGAAGCACACAAACACCACCACCTCGAATATCCCGGGTGAGACCGTAGCAGATTTACCACCCGGAGCATCGAGAGTCCCCGCGGCCGTGGCCGGGAAAACAGCCGAGCAGGCCGCTCGAGAAGCGGACGCGGCATCTTCGTCGGTGGTGGTTCTAGCCTCGGGGTTGATTCTAGGAGAGGGAATCATCAGTATTGTCAATTTGCTTCTGGCTAGTGGGAATGTTCCACATCTCTAG
- a CDS encoding putative cell division protein kinase (Ctk1): MAASDWKKALGFTDRLTAIQSLTTAYQRASSSAAFAEAQSQAKRFESEAYEKATSKEDYDRMCQDAIDAAEASGSVAPMISSPDQLQHEPEEGAWTGGESIGPFKGCLHVFDGLHSTIYKSKREDGAVVAVKVTIPHLLTPPHDAEREVRLLREAASPHVISLLDSLKVDGGRLILVFPYLKYDLEHLLRRDMLTATLIKAHLHDMFSALAHLHELGIIHRDVKPSNILLDSPDGPAYLADFGIAWKEGDKGSEPADKKITDVGTTSYRAPEILFGFKGYGTALDLWAAGCVVAEAVAVGHKQLFDSGPVGSDLTLVQSIFKTLGTPDESTWPEAKKLPDWGKIEFYRFPAKPWDEILRGASSKGRDLVSRLVRYESNERLSAAEALNHPYFSAV; the protein is encoded by the exons ATGGCTGCATCGGACTGGAAGAAAGCTCTGGGGTTCACCGATCGATTAACGGCAATTCAATCTCT GACTACCGCCTATCAGCGAGCTTCGTCTTCGGCTGCCTTTGCTGAAGCTCAGTCCCAAGCAAAGAGGTTCGAAAGTGAGGCTTATGAGAAAGCTACCTCGAAG GAAGATTATGACCGGATGTGCCAGGATGCCATCGATGCCGCAGAGGCCAGTGGTTCGGTAGCTCCAATGATCAGCAGTCCAGACCAGTTGCAACATGAGCCCGAAGAGGGTGCCTGGACAGGGGGAGAATCGATCGGTCCGTTCAAAGGATGTCTCCATGTGTTTGATGGACTTCATTCCACTATCTATAAGTCCAAGCGTGAGGATGGAGCTGTAGTTGCGGTCAAAGTTACCATCCCCCATCTCTTGACTCCACCACATGACGCTGAGCGCGAGGTTCGACTTTTGAGAGAAGCCGCGAGTCCTCATGTTATAAGTCTGCTGGACTCGCTCAAGGTTGACGGAGGAAGACTCATCCTGGTCTTCCCCTACTTAAAATATGACCTGGAGCATTTGCTCCGCCGTGATATGCTCACTGCAACGCTAATAAAGGCCCATTTGCACGACATGTTCAGCGCGTTGGCACACCTTCATGAGCTGGGAATCATTCATCGGGATGTCAAACCCTCTAACATTCTGTTGGACTCGCCTGACGGCCCGGCGTACCTGGCGGACTTTGGTATCGCATGGAAAGAAGGGGACAAGGGCTCCGAGCCGGCTGACAAGAAAATTACCGATGTAGGAACCACATCTTATCGAGCGCCTGAGATCCTGTTTGGGTTCAAGGGATACGGGACAGCTTTGGATCTGTGGGCCGCTGGTTGTGTTGTGGCCGAAGCTGTCGCTGTCGGGCACAAGCAGCTGTTTGATTCCGGGCCTGTGGGGAGCGATCTGACGCTTGTTCAGTCGATTTTCAAGACCCTGGGAACCCCAGATGAGAGTACCTGGCCC GAGGCTAAGAAACTCCCCGACTGGGGTAAGATCGAATTTTACCGATTTCCTGCAAAACCGTGGGATGAAATTCTCCGAGGAGCTTCTTCCAAAGGACGGGATCTCGTGAGCAGGCTAGTACGCTACGAGAGCAATGAACGGCTGTCTGCTGCAGAG GCCTTGAATCATCCATATTTCTCAGCAGTCTGA
- a CDS encoding D-isomer specific 2-hydroxyacid dehydrogenase family protein has translation MSANLSPKHHHIVFLQADYCPIPNFRFPPGHTFTTAVYQQTSLSELHSRIHDASIVVFSYIPFDAHTLSPEVTPHLKLIAVAAVGTDCIDLEACRKRGIIVSRSVGANVDSVSEHAIGLYFASRRRILDMHMLTRAGEWAHKKGTIMYQLLDKHGQPPLSCQDEVVGIIGYGVVDPATSSSLSTVDNIERAPFDAVIRQSTVIFVAVPLSPSTRNLISNPELKNMSPHTVIVNVSRGGIVDEDALLEALKKGTIAGAATDVFRQEPAGLDNSPLLSDEAKNLNLIVTPHLAWLSKKTLANYSQMVQQAIEGWSAGQPCNVVT, from the exons ATGAGCGCAAATCTGTCCCCGAAACACCACCACATCGTTTTCCTTCAGGCCGATTATTGCCCTATTCCCAACTTTCGCTTCCCGCCTGGTCATACTTTTACTACGGCTGTCTATCAGCAGACTTCACTCTCAGAACTCCATTCACGTATTCATGATGCCTCAATTGTTGTGTTCTCATATATCCCATTTGACGCGCACACTCTCTCCCCGGAGGTGACACCGCATCTCAAACTCATTGCCGTCGCAGCAGTGGGCACGGACTGTATTGATCTCGAAGCATGCAGAAAGAGAGGGATCATTGTGAGCAGGTCCGTTGGCGCAAATGTGGATTCAGTTTCCGAGCATGCAATCGGACTGTACTTCGCTTCCCGGCGGCGCATACTGGATATGCACATGTTGACGAGAGCGGGCGAATGGGCGCACAAAAAAGGAACCATCATGTATCAACTTCTCGACAAGCACGGCCAGCCTCCTTTGAGTTGCCAAGATGAAGTAGTTGGTATTATTGGATATGGGGTTGTTG ATCCtgcaacatcatcgtcactgaGCACGGTCGATAACATCGAGCGAGCTCCATTCGATGCGGTCATCAGACAAAGCACGGTCATTTTCGTGGCAGTGCCGCTTAGCCCGTCAACGCGGAATCTCATATCCAACCCAGAGTTGAAAAATATGTCACCGCATACGGTCATCGTCAACGTCTCCCGCGGAGGAATCGTAGACGAAGATGCACTACTCGAGGCTTTGAAAAAGGGTACAATTGCCGGCGCGGCCACGGATGTCTTCCGTCAAGAGCCCGCTGGATTGGATAACTCTCCGTTACTGTCCGATGAGGCAAAGAATCTTAATCTCATTGTCACTCCTCATCTAGCGTGGCTATCGAAGAAAACCTTGGCCAACTATTCGCAGATGGTCCAGCAGGCCATTGAAGGATGGAGTGCAGGACAGCCATGCAATGTCGTGACATGA
- a CDS encoding coiled-coil domain-containing protein MAD1, whose protein sequence is MDPNRNSRPPLEDPGSASPLSIMGTQNVLRQSIRPSQPPQPDTEKEELRVQVSTLRYELENIKQERDLMMLRHDKELRDLQLKADADFRKAQAAESASHRANHKSETLAKELKEVQDQALNDKVGLERKLRSLQDEKQNIQEELEETQAQLLDQERQHKHQINELETIRSSLQKTLEELQNDLQNARNSLQSTQEKLSQRDMDVANLETENIRLKAEGADGETMSVLKRELSDQVAHIRNLETANREQTAELRHLRKVQKNVEVVEEQKKSLENQLQLMKEVESELNTLRIQKQILDDERSSWTSLLQENDEPAEFDSPEAVVKALLQERIEKATLVDKLGSIEAQFLEKDEIIKSLETERANLRQELEKLRAAGATTGGATAESRIRARLERQRALAVKEVEYLRAQLETFDTEEVTLNAEQSQFDQRKSEQIANLEKLVDEYRAEVQKAHEELAKREAPQQEDTQARGVKRPLSPAESDAENERLSVLTRKNRTLQDSLSKSEQAAALLRKELEATKTQLKSLKAKSRTRILELRDNPTAEAEKLKFSTIATLRAENRDLLAQLQANHADVKVVPVSTLESMKLELNEMEKVVADKEKRMRRLKEIWTAKSSEFREAVASLLGYKLDFLPNGRVRVTSMFHLSPAYRHGDGSASSDSRGPGSMGNGEENSIIFDGENGTMKISGGPNSLFAMEIKHLIKFWVEERKDIPCFLAAMTLDFYDKTTRAARM, encoded by the exons ATGGATCCGAATAGAAACTCGCGACCTCCTTTGGAGGATCCTGGGAGCGCCTCGCCCTTGTCCATCATGGGAACTCAAAATGTTCTTCGCCAATCCATCCGTCCTTCGCAGCCTCCGCAGCCCG AtacggagaaggaggagctaCGCGTACAAGTCAGCACTCTGCGATACGAGCTGGAGAATATCAAACAGGAGCGGGATTTGATGATGCTCCGCCATGACAAGGAACTCCGAGATCTACAATTGAAGGCCGATGCGGACTTCAGGAAGGCGCAG GCTGCAGAATCCGCTAGTCATCGCGCCAACCATAAGAGCGAAACGCTTGCCAAAGAGTTGAAGGAAGTTCAGGACCAGGCCCTTAACGACAAGGTCGGACTAGAGCGGAAACTTAGAAGCCTACAGGATGAAAAGCAGAACATCCAGGAGGAACTGGAAGAGACTCAAGCtcagcttctcgaccagGAAAGGCAACACAAACATCAGATCAATGAACTAGAAACAATTCGCTCGTCCCTTCAGAAAACGCTCGAGGAACTGCAGAACGATCTTCAAAATGCAAGAAACAGTTTACAATCAACTCAAGAGAAACTGTCACAGCGAGATATGGATGTTGCCAACCTTGAAACGGAAAACATTCGCTTGAAAGCAGAGGGGGCTGACGGAGAAACAATGTCCGTATTGAAGAGGGAGCTTTCTGATCAAGTTGCTCACATTAGGAACTTGGAGACTGCAAATCGAGAACAGACGGCAGAACTGCGCCACCTGCGGAAAGTCCAGAAGAATGTCGAGGTAgtagaagaacaaaagaagTCACTGGAAAATCAGCTCCAGCTCATGAAGGAAGTGGAGTCGGAATTGAACACTCTGcggatccagaaacagatccTAGACGATGAGCGTAGCTCGTGGACCAGTCTGCTGCAGGAGAATGATGAACCTGCAGAATTTGACTCGCCCGAGGCAGTCGTCAAAGCCCTGTTGCAAGAACGGATTGAGAAGGCGACATTGGTCGACAAATTGGGCAGTATCGAGGCACAATTCTTGGAAAAAGATGAGATAATCAAGAGCTTGGAGACTGAGAGAGCCAACCTCCGTCAGGAGCTAGAGAAATTGCGCGCTGCCGGCGCCACCACTGGCGGAGCCACAGCTGAGAGTCGCATCAGGGCTAGATTAGAACGTCAGCGGGCACTTGCAGTCAAGGAGGTTGAGTATCTTCGCGCGCAGTTGGAGACTTTTGACACGGAAGAGGTCACTCTGAACGCGGAACAAAGCCAGTTCGACCAACGCAAATCTGAGCAGATCGCCAACCTGGAAAAGCTTGTTGATGAATACCGCGCGGAAGTGCAAAAAGCTCATGAAGAGCTCGCGAAGCGTGAAGCTCCACAGCAGGAGGATACACAAGCCCGAGGCGTCAAACGACCGTTGTCACCAGCTGAGAGCGACGCGGAGAACGAAAGACTCTCTGTCTTGACGCGGAAGAACCGGACGCTGCAAGACTCTCTTTCCAAGTCTGAACAGGCCGCAgccctcctccgcaaggAACTGGAAGCGACCAAAACCCAGCTCAAGTCCCTCAAGGCCAAGTCTCGTACACGCATCTTGGAGCTGCGCGACAATCCCACCGCCGAAGCGGAAAAGCTCAAGTTCTCCACTATCGCAACTCTCCGGGCAGAAAATCGAGATCTCCTGGCCCAACTGCAGGCCAACCACGCGGACGTCAAAGTTGTGCCCGTCAGCACCCTCGAAAGCATGAAACTGGAGCTCAACGAGATGGAGAAAGTAGTCGCTGACAAGGAAAAGCGCATGCGCCGCTTGAAGGAAATCTGGACCGCAAAATCGTCCGAGTTCCGCGAAGCAGTCGCCTCTCTGCTAGGCTACAAGCTGGATTTCCTTCCCAATGGACGCGTCCGCGTCACCTCCATGTTCCACCTCTCCCCCGCCTACCGACACGGCGACGGCAGCGCCTCCTCTGACTCCCGTGGGCCGGGAAGCATGGGCAACGGCGAAGAGAACTCCATCATCTTTGACGGCGAGAACGGCACGATGAAGATCTCCGGTGGCCCGAACAGTCTTTTCGCGATGGAGATCAAACATCTGATCAAGTTCTGGGTCGAAGAACGAAAGGATATACCCTGTTTCCTGGCGGCAATGACGTTGGACTTTTATGATAAGACCACGCGGGCTGCGAGGATGTGA
- a CDS encoding putative phenol 2-monooxygenase — translation MAAYWMARCGVNARIIDKRGTKVFTGQADGLRPRTLELLDSIGVVHRVLHEACEAAEFTFWAPSEDGRLKRQEQHPIHDVNNSPFGNCLLNQGRIERFILDAIRDCSDLEVERGVIAESLEYDEALENSSDAYPITVTLRTLSEEDANPSPAHGGSGGVRNGLFRSNITPDDWDDLIRKSKERPGNVETVKAKYLIGCDGAHSWTRKQLNIPFEGSTTEHIWGVVDMVPITNFPDIRRVCTVETEHGTLLIIPRERQLVRLYLPLQVVDGISGSLDRSSVTLDMVRQRAKEMLRPFDFDFKVCDWWTVYQVGRRLASNFTKGRIHLAGDAIHTHSPKAGLGMNMSMQDGFNIGWKMALVAKGVARPSILATYELERKRTAQMLIDLDRRLQPLFVKQQQSDATESTAPSNGKETLIDVIQLSIAFANGYACHYGPSSLVHKGGENIAANLIPGERFPPVKVRNQADGQAWWTTRLFKSDGRFRIVLLAGDLRHKYQRQRVEAFSAHLASAESVLQRYRLEGEKLDSLIEVITIHSAPMREMDFPDFPEMLRLFDQERGWAYDKIWSDDDCFWDRQCTGKGYETWGVDRIRGALVILRPDQHIGWVGNIEDVDEMTCYFEQIFQPPQKSVNMEGNA, via the exons ATGGCCGCCTACTGGATGGCACGCTGTGGTGTGAATGCACGAATTATTGACAAGCGTGGCACCAAGGTATTCACCGGACAGGCAGATGGACTCAGGCCCAGGACACTTGAGCTGCTTGACAGCATAGGAGTTGTGCACCGGGTCCTTCACGAAGCCTGTGAGGCAGCAGAATTCACGTTCTGG GCCCCGAGTGAGGATGGTCGACTGAAGAGACAAGAACAGCATCCGATTCACGATGTGAACAATTCACCCTTTGGCAACTGCCTCCTAAACCAAGGGAGAATTGAACGTTTCATCTTGGATGCCATCAGAGACTGTTCTGATCTCGAAGTCGAGAGAGGCGTCATTGCAGAATCACTGGAGTACGATGAGGCCCTCGAGAATAGCAGCGATGCGTACCCTATCACGGTTACTCTGAGAACCCTCAGTGAGGAAGACGCGAATCCGTCCCCCGCTCACGGTGGTTCCGGAGGGGTACGAAATGGATTATTCCGGAGTAACATCACGCCTGATGATTGGGACGATCTAATCAGGAAGAGCAAAGAGAGACCGGGAAATGTCGAGACGGTGAAGGCCAAGTACCTCATTGGCTGTGATGGGGCACACAGCTGGACCAGGAAGCAGTTGAACATACCTTTCGAAGGATCTACAACTGAGCACATATG GGGTGTTGTCGATATGGTTCCTATCACAAACTTCC CTGATATCCGCCGCGTGTGCACAGTGGAAACTGAACACGGCACTCTCTTGATCATCCCGAGGGAAAGGCAGCTTGTCCGGCTTTATCTGCCTCTGCAAGTTGTTGACGGCATTTCGGGGTCCTTAGATCGATCCTCAGTCACTCTTGACATGGTTCGGCAAAGGGCCAAGGAGATGCTGAGACCCTTCGACTTTGACTTCAAGGTCTGCGACTGGTGGACAGTTTATCAG GTCGGTCGGCGGCTGGCATCAAACTTCACAAAAGGGCGAATTCATCTCGCCGGAGACGCCATTCACACCCATTCTCCCAAGGCAGGTTTGGGCATGAACATGAGTATGCAAGATGGATTCAATATCGGCTGGAAAATGGCGCTCGTCGCGAAAGGGGTTGCTCGCCCTTCTATACTCGCAACTTACGAGCTAGAGCGTAAAAGAACTGCGCAAATGCTGATCGATCTGGACCGCCGCCTGCAGCCGTTGTTTGTGAAGCAGCAACAAAGCGATGCTACAGAAAGCACGGCCCCTAGCAACGGTAAGGAAACACTGATAGACGTGATCCAATTATCCATCGCATTTGCCAATGGATATGCCTGTCACTACGGGCCCAGCTCTTTAGTCCACAAGGGAGGCGAGAATATTGCTGCGAATCTGATCCCTGGAGAAAGATTCCCGCCAGTCAAGGTCCGTAATCAGGCAGACGGCCAGGCCTGGTGGACAACACGCCTTTTCAAAAGCGACGGGCGCTTCCGGATTGTGCTCCTCGCAGGAGATTTGCGTCACAAATATCAGAGGCAACGCGTCGAGGCTTTCAGCGCCCACCTAGCTTCAGCTGAATCGGTTCTCCAGCGGTACAGACTCGAAGGCGAGAAACTCGATAGTCTCATTGAAGTGATTACTATTCACAGTGCACCAATGCGAGAGATGGACTTTCCCGACTTTCCGGAAATGCTGAGACTGTTCGACCAGGAGCGAGGATGGGCCTACGACAAAATTTGGAGCGATGACGACTGCTTCTGGGACCGACAATGTACCGGAAAAGGGTACGAAACTTGGGGTGTCGACAGAATACGAGGTGCTCTCGTCATCCTCAGACCCGATCAGCATATTGGATGGGTTGGAAACatcgaggatgtcgatgaaATGACCTGCTATTTTGAACAAATCTTTCAGCCTCCTCAGAAGTCCGTGAACATGGAGGGCAATGCGTAA